One Hordeum vulgare subsp. vulgare chromosome 4H, MorexV3_pseudomolecules_assembly, whole genome shotgun sequence DNA window includes the following coding sequences:
- the LOC123447813 gene encoding ER membrane protein complex subunit 10, whose translation MAARRRSLLMLLPLLLLLSHFLSLAAAFESDELLLHDDDEFEGTRASSTPSPRPPSTPPVVTSSRRRSADTTQAAGASESNTVQFTLEHDLGAGLGFAPAGSFSARLKSSAHGSQTLTKLRFTRNELSEDEKDAFKKLLEEDSFYTIRLPSNVLDPTRHDYIYSSIKARCIPRDSLDEHIVIHMDGVNILAVNYGSVGGCQYPRPMKVPSKWTFNSYTILKTADQAPRTPSFVEQLIETESGLGEVMKPPEKSFWAKYWMYIIPLGLIVMNAVTAAANIPEEQAGGQGRAPAQRAPIAAPSRR comes from the exons ATGGCCGCGCGGCGTCGCTCTCTCCTCATGctcctgcccctcctcctcctcctctcccacttcctctccctcgccgccgccttCGAGTCGGACGAGCTGCTCCTCCACGACGACGACGAGTTCGAGGGCACCAGGGcctcctccaccccctccccTCGGCCGCCCTCGACACCGCCGGTAGTGACCTCCTCCCGCCGCCGATCCGCGGACACAACGCAGGCGGCTGGCGCCTCCGAGTCCAACACCGTCCAGTTCACCCTCGAGCACGACCTCGGAGCCGGCCTAGGGTTCGCCCCCGCCGGGTCCTTCTCCGCCCGCCTCAAGTCCTCGGCCCACGGCTCCCAG ACTCTCACCAAGCTCCGATTTACGAGGAATGAgttgtctgaggatgaaaaggatGCATTTAAG AAATTACTGGAAGAAGATAGTTTTTACACAATAAGGCTGCCGTCTAATGTGTTGGATCCTACAAGACACGATTATATTTATTCTTCGATCAAAGCG AGATGCATTCCACGTGACAGCTTGGATGAACATATTGTCATCCACATG GACGGTGTAAATATTTTGGCAGTTAATTATGGTTCAGTTGGTGGCTGCCAATATCCCAGGCCAATGAAAGTA CCATCAAAATGGACATTCAATTCGTACACTATTCTGAAGACTGCTGACCAAGCACCAAG AACTCCATCATTTGTAGAACAATTAATAGAAACTGAGAGTGGACTTGGTGAAGTGATGAAACCACCTGAGAAATCTTTCTGGGCTAAATAT TGGATGTACATCATTCCTCTTGGTCTCATTGTCATGAACGCCGTCACGGCAGCAGCCAACATACCGGAGGAGCAAGCTGGAGGGCAGGGTCGAGCTCCAGCACAAAGGGCGCCAATTGCTGCTCCAAGCAGAAGATGA
- the LOC123451162 gene encoding glycosyltransferase family 92 protein Os08g0121900-like — translation MAHHRRRSCLRRVATIAGGVSAGLLLLAGGHTYAHGQLFSPGLLPLGLGGGADCLPSFAPPSFAPPPFALSPLPPYLLSEAEAEAEAPQPEANLPRRLLPGHRSPPPPPCLPSNLNLDSEADRSHDDADAVLLPDWEVLLLADAEPGSKATCAFQGGASSPARALGRLPGSGRHAYVCPMPEPARSIQPLQAPVLLPTSAASADCPGHALLNWTDRIAFSSATLDNGDVLVFAKGVNHAAGGVQCIYRHCGDAHGVVASFPAITSVQQVTRCPPPPMHLNSRNTELRITVSATGEDPIPSLATYRPQQSESGLLLTPEKNLICACTMVHNVSKFLREWVLYHAAVGVDHFFLYDNGSLDDFADQVAQLRSTGIKISTVPWPWIKMQEAGFSHSAATHQSSCKWMAFIDVDEFIFSPNWSGSEQPSKAMLQALVSVDPDVGQVYLWCFDFAPSGQTSHPQEGVIQGYTCRRKQILRHKSLVRLDAVDHSLENAIHHFTLKAGFKSIWNFQARVNHYKYQAWTEFKSKFKRRVSAYVADWRDPINLESADRAPGLGVDGVEPVDWAQRYCDIKDNLLQQLSRRWFGNGLGSPGSQDT, via the coding sequence ATGGcgcaccaccgccgccgcagcTGCCTGCGCCGTGTTGCCACCATCGCGGGCGGCGTGtcagccggcctcctcctcctcgccggcggcCATACCTACGCCCACGGTCAGCTCTTCTCACCGGGCTTGCTGCCCCTTGGCCTCGGCGGCGGCGCCGACTGCTTGCCGTCCTTCGCCCCGCCGTCCTTCGCCCCGCCGCCCTTCGCCCTCTCGCCGCTGCCGCCCTACCTCCTGTCGGAGGCCGAGGCCGAGGCCGAGGCCCCGCAGCCGGAAGCCAACCTCCCGCGCCGCCTTCTGCCCGGACatcgctcgccgccgccgccgccctgcctCCCCTCAAACTTGAACTTGGACTCGGAAGCCGACCGCTCGCACGACGACGCTGATGCTGTCTTGCTCCCGGActgggaggtccttctccttgctgACGCTGAGCCTGGCTCCAAGGCGACGTGCGCCTTCCAGGGTGGGGCTTCGTCCCCGGCGAGAGCGCTCGGGAGGCTGCCGGGGTCGGGCCGCCACGCCTACGTCTGCCCAATGCCCGAGCCTGCCCGGAGCATCCAGCCGCTCCAAGCACCGGTGCTGCTCCCCACCTCGGCTGCCTCTGCCGATTGTCCTGGCCACGCGCTGCTGAATTGGACAGATCGGATCGCGTTCAGCTCTGCAACTCTGGACAATGGGGACGTTCTGGTGTTTGCCAAGGGTGTTAACCACGCTGCTGGTGGAGTCCAGTGCATCTATCGCCACTGCGGCGATGCCCATGGGGTGGTGGCCTCGTTCCCGGCCATCACGTCCGTGCAGCAGGTTACCCGGTGCCCTCCGCCACCGATGCATCTCAACTCCAGGAACACGGAGCTCCGTATCACTGTGTCAGCCACCGGCGAGGATCCGATCCCCTCACTGGCGACTTACCGTCCACAACAGAGTGAAAGTGGCTTGCTGCTGACACCAGAAAAGAACCTGATTTGCGCATGCACCATGGTACACAATGTCTCGAAATTCCTTCGTGAGTGGGTGCTGTACCATGCCGCTGTTGGCGTTGATCACTTCTTCCTGTATGACAACGGAAGTCTGGATGACTTCGCTGATCAAGTCGCTCAGTTGAGGTCCACCGGAATCAAAATCTCTACCGTGCCTTGGCCGTGGATCAAAATGCAGGAAGCCGGCTTCTCCCATTCTGCTGCAACGCACCAGAGCTCTTGCAAGTGGATGGCCTTTATTGACGTCGACGAATTCATTTTCTCGCCCAACTGGAGTGGATCTGAGCAGCCATCGAAAGCAATGCTTCAAGCTCTTGTTTCAGTTGATCCAGACGTCGGGCAGGTATATCTGTGGTGCTTTGATTTTGCCCCATCTGGCCAAACATCACACCCACAGGAGGGTGTCATCCAAGGATACACATGCCGTCGGAAGCAGATTCTTCGGCACAAATCGCTGGTTCGGCTTGATGCCGTCGACCATTCTTTGGAGAATGCGATTCACCACTTCACACTCAAGGCTGGTTTCAAGAGCATATGGAACTTTCAGGCACGTGTCAACCACTATAAATACCAGGCATGGACTGAATTCAAGTCCAAGTTCAAACGGCGAGTATCTGCCTACGTGGCTGACTGGAGAGATCCGATCAACCTTGAGTCCGCTGACCGGGCCCCTGGCTTAGGAGTTGACGGAGTTGAACCGGTTGATTGGGCACAAAGGTATTGCGACATCAAGGATAACCTGCTTCAGCAATTGAGCAGAAGATGGTTCGGCAATGGATTGGGAAGTCCGGGCTCTCAGGATACTTAG